The genomic DNA GAGAGATGTCCGAAGGCGAATTGCTTCAACTGGAAAAAGCCCGAAAATTGGATATTACAGAAGAGGTTTATTACGAAATTATCCGCCAAAAAACAGCCACTTTAATTGCGGCGTGTTGTGAGGTTGGGGTGCTTTCTAACGGTGTAGCTCCAGAGGTGGCACAAAAGATGAAAACCTTCGGAACCCTTACTGGGATGGCATTTCAGATTAAAGACGATTTGTTTGATTACCTGTCTAATAACATTATCGGCAAGCCTGTGGGCATAGATATTAAGGAACAAAAAATGACTTTGCCCCTCATATATGCCTTAAAAACCGCTAACGAAAAAGATAGAAAATACTATTACAACAGCATAAAACGCTATAATAACGATGCCAAGCGTGTGAAAGAACTCATTGATTTTGTGAAAAAATCGGGAGGCTTGGATTATGCCATAGGGATGATGAAGGACTTCCAGCAAAGGGCGCAAGCTATTTTAGATGAGTTTCCAGAATCCGAGGCTAAGAAATCGTTAAGCCTAATGCTGACTTATGTTATAGAGCGAAAGTTCTAAAATTTAAAAAGAAATACTTAACTTTGAAGGGTTATTTTTGAAATTATGCAAGATACTTCTCAACAGTTTGATGCGGTACTTCACATCTGCCGAGAGCTTTTTAGGAAGAAATTACAAGAT from Riemerella columbina includes the following:
- a CDS encoding polyprenyl synthetase family protein, which gives rise to MANIVEEIKKPINQEMKLFEKKFYESMKSKVPLLDKVTRFIVTTKGKQMRPMFVFLCARLVGEVNEKTYRGASMIELIHTATLVHDDVVDESFKRRNFFSINALWKNKIAVLVGDYLLSKSVLLSTDHQDFDLLAVISNTIREMSEGELLQLEKARKLDITEEVYYEIIRQKTATLIAACCEVGVLSNGVAPEVAQKMKTFGTLTGMAFQIKDDLFDYLSNNIIGKPVGIDIKEQKMTLPLIYALKTANEKDRKYYYNSIKRYNNDAKRVKELIDFVKKSGGLDYAIGMMKDFQQRAQAILDEFPESEAKKSLSLMLTYVIERKF